The sequence TGACCGCAGCGCCGTGGCCGCCGCGGCGCAGGTGATGCGCCACTACTCCACCAGCTTTTCCCTGGCCACCCGGCTACTTTCACCCCAGGTGAGAGTGGATATCCGTAACCTGTACGCCATGGTGCGCACGGCCGATGAAATCGTCGATGCGGGGCTTGATCCCCACGACGCCGCCGCGCTTCTCGACGCCTACGAGGCCACCGTCCGCCACTCCCCTTCCCAGCGCTTCCACACCGATCCCATAGTGCATGCGTATGCACTATCAGCTCGGCGCTGTGGATTTAAGGACGACCATGTGGCGCAGTTTTTCTCCTCGATGCGCAGCGATCTGACCCGGAGCACGCACACGCAGGAGTCCTTCGAGGATTACATCTGTGGTTCCGCAGAGGTCATTGGGTTGCTGTGCGTGGATGCCTTCTTCTCGGGTGGGCCGCGGCCGGAGGGTGTGGACAACGGCGCTCGGCGCTTAGGCGCTGCCTTTCAGAAGATTAACTTCCTGCGAGATCTTCACGAGGACTCGGCAGAGTTGGGTCGGTCGTATTTCCCCTCCCTGCCGGATCCCACACGCTTGGATGAGGAGGCAAAGGCCGCAATTATCGCGGATATTCGCACAGATCTCTCCGAGGCGCGCACCGCCACGGCGTTGTTGCCGCGCGGCTCACGCATCGGCGTGGCTGCAGCCACGGCGTTGTTCACCGAGCTCACCGACCTGCTCGAGGCCACGCCCGCCGCTGACATCATGGAGACTCGCGTGTCGGTTCCGGCTGCGCGTAAGGCCATCTTGGTGAGCCGAGCTGCAGCAGGAGCGTTGAGGTGAGGGCCGTTGTTATTGGCGCGGGCATTGCGGGCCTCGCCAGTGCGGCGTTGTTGCTGCGTGAGGGGTGGGACGTGGTGGTCGTCGATAAGCAGAGCAGCGTCGGTGGGCGCGCGGGGAAGCTGGAGGTGGACGGCTTCCGCTTCGACACGGGACCATCGTGGTACCTCATGCCGGAAGCTTTCGATGAGTTCTTCCGGGCCTGCGGAACGAGTACTGAACGCGAGCTGGACCTGGTGGATCTCTCCCCTGCCTATCGCGTGTACAACGAGGACGGGGAGCACCTCGATGTGGAAAGCGGCGTGGACGAGGTCGCGCGGTTGTTTGAGTCCCTTGAACCGGGTGCGGGCGAGCGGGTGCGGACCTATCTGGCGCAGGCCTCCGAGGTGTACGCCATAGCGCTACGCAATTTTCTCTACACCACGTTTTCCCGCCCGACGGAGCTTCTCACGCGGGATGTTCTCAGCCGGCTGGGCACGCTCGCGCTGCTGCTCACGCGTTCTCTCGATGGCCTAGTGGCGGCGCGGTTTCAGGACTACCGCCTGCGGCAGATTCTGACCTATCCGGCAGTGTTTCTCTCCACCGAGCCGAAGGCGGCACCAGCGCTATATTCCCTCATGAGCCATACCGACTTGGTGGAGGGCGTGCGCTACCCGCAGGGAGGTTTCGCCGCCGTGGTGGCGGCCATTGCTCGGCAAGCTTCAGACGCTACGTTCCGGCTGGGCACAGCGGTGACGGCGATCAACTGCGCCCATGGCCGCGCAACGGGCGTCACGCTTGATGACGGCCACATCATCCCCGCCGATGCCGTTATCTCGGCCGCTGACCTGCACCACACAGAGAACGCTCTGCTCCCGACTTCCGCGCGGACCTACCCCGAGTGCTACTTCGCGCGGCGAAATCCTGGGTTGGGCACGGTGCTAGCTTTCCTCGGGGTGAAGGGCGCGCTGCCGGAGCTTGCACACCACACCTTGCTCTTTAGCAAGGACTGGACTCCGGATTTCCGTGCGGTCTATCACGGACCGGAGGCCTCCCGGCCGCTGGGAGCCTCGCAGTCGATCTATGTGTCGAAGACCTCCGCCACCGATTCCTCGGTGGCTCCGGATGGCTATGAGAACCTCTTTATCCTC is a genomic window of Corynebacterium singulare containing:
- a CDS encoding phytoene/squalene synthase family protein; the encoded protein is MRASLSALERYDRSAVAAAAQVMRHYSTSFSLATRLLSPQVRVDIRNLYAMVRTADEIVDAGLDPHDAAALLDAYEATVRHSPSQRFHTDPIVHAYALSARRCGFKDDHVAQFFSSMRSDLTRSTHTQESFEDYICGSAEVIGLLCVDAFFSGGPRPEGVDNGARRLGAAFQKINFLRDLHEDSAELGRSYFPSLPDPTRLDEEAKAAIIADIRTDLSEARTATALLPRGSRIGVAAATALFTELTDLLEATPAADIMETRVSVPAARKAILVSRAAAGALR
- the crtI gene encoding phytoene desaturase family protein translates to MRAVVIGAGIAGLASAALLLREGWDVVVVDKQSSVGGRAGKLEVDGFRFDTGPSWYLMPEAFDEFFRACGTSTERELDLVDLSPAYRVYNEDGEHLDVESGVDEVARLFESLEPGAGERVRTYLAQASEVYAIALRNFLYTTFSRPTELLTRDVLSRLGTLALLLTRSLDGLVAARFQDYRLRQILTYPAVFLSTEPKAAPALYSLMSHTDLVEGVRYPQGGFAAVVAAIARQASDATFRLGTAVTAINCAHGRATGVTLDDGHIIPADAVISAADLHHTENALLPTSARTYPECYFARRNPGLGTVLAFLGVKGALPELAHHTLLFSKDWTPDFRAVYHGPEASRPLGASQSIYVSKTSATDSSVAPDGYENLFILVPVPADESYGHGDAYGPEESARVSAIANAAVAQLGSWLGIEDLEGRVVVKRTLGPSDFAEQYNSWSGGAVGPAHTLRQSAFFRGRNVSRKLSNLYYAGGTTVPGVGVPMCLISAQNVLTRMREQR